A window of Campylobacter lari subsp. lari contains these coding sequences:
- a CDS encoding cytochrome P450 has product MGQCPFHPKPYKNKASTLTTFLLKRRSWLDGLYERSYKMMMGRVKMPGFDLYVVNDPKEVRRIMVDEVREYPKSQLLHELLEPLLGISIFTTNDRVWEKQRELLRPSFEMTRISKVFNLMSEAASDMMARFARYEDKAIIEVDEAMTFVTADVIFRTIMSSKLDEQKGKLVLDAFVTVQEETVKTAMRRMFRFPTWLSNLLGEKKRLKAGGVIRKVLSDIIKPRYDNALNDQGKYEDILSSLLMVVDADTNERFSFNEILDQVAMLFLAGHETTASSLTWTLYILSISPNEQQKAYEEIMQVAGDEEFKIEHIRAMKYLTNVFKESLRLYPPVGFFAREARNDNKMRDKLIKKGSGVVVAPWLIHRHDSFWENPHEFDPSRHEDKSKIKKDTYMPFGMGERVCIGQGFAMQEAVLILANILRTYKLELEENFVPDIVGRLTIRSANGMNIRFIKR; this is encoded by the coding sequence ATGGGTCAGTGTCCTTTTCATCCAAAGCCTTATAAAAATAAAGCTTCTACGTTAACTACTTTTTTACTAAAAAGAAGATCTTGGCTTGATGGACTTTATGAGCGAAGTTACAAGATGATGATGGGTAGAGTAAAAATGCCTGGATTTGATCTATATGTGGTAAATGATCCAAAAGAAGTTAGACGCATTATGGTAGATGAGGTTAGAGAATATCCAAAAAGTCAACTTTTGCATGAGCTTTTGGAGCCACTTTTGGGTATAAGTATTTTTACAACTAATGATAGAGTATGGGAAAAGCAAAGAGAACTTTTAAGACCTTCTTTTGAAATGACAAGGATTTCTAAGGTTTTTAATTTGATGAGTGAAGCAGCTTCTGATATGATGGCAAGATTTGCAAGGTATGAAGATAAAGCGATTATAGAAGTAGATGAAGCTATGACTTTTGTGACTGCAGATGTGATTTTTAGAACTATTATGTCATCAAAACTTGATGAGCAAAAAGGTAAACTTGTTTTGGATGCTTTTGTAACTGTGCAAGAAGAAACAGTTAAAACAGCTATGCGAAGAATGTTTCGTTTCCCAACTTGGCTTTCAAATCTTTTAGGTGAGAAAAAAAGACTTAAAGCAGGTGGAGTTATACGCAAGGTTTTATCAGATATTATAAAGCCAAGATATGATAATGCCCTAAATGATCAAGGAAAATATGAAGATATTTTATCATCATTGCTTATGGTGGTAGATGCAGATACTAATGAGAGATTTTCTTTTAATGAAATTTTAGACCAAGTTGCCATGCTTTTCTTAGCAGGCCATGAAACCACTGCAAGTTCACTAACTTGGACACTATATATTTTAAGTATTTCTCCAAATGAGCAACAAAAAGCCTATGAAGAAATCATGCAAGTTGCGGGTGATGAAGAGTTTAAAATAGAACATATTAGAGCAATGAAATATCTTACAAATGTGTTTAAAGAAAGCTTACGACTTTATCCGCCAGTTGGCTTTTTTGCTAGAGAAGCAAGAAATGATAACAAAATGAGAGATAAGCTTATCAAAAAAGGTTCAGGTGTAGTGGTAGCTCCATGGCTCATTCATAGACATGATAGTTTTTGGGAAAATCCACATGAGTTTGATCCAAGTCGCCATGAAGATAAAAGCAAGATTAAAAAAGACACTTATATGCCTTTTGGTATGGGAGAGCGTGTGTGTATAGGGCAGGGTTTTGCTATGCAAGAGGCTGTTTTGATTTTAGCTAATATTTTAAGGACTTATAAGTTAGAATTAGAAGAAAATTTTGTACCTGATATAGTAGGAAGACTTACTATAAGATCGGCAAATGGTATGAATATAAGATTTATAAAAAGGTAA
- a CDS encoding membrane protein: protein MKEKLAGTILLCAIVPLAVISYLFIVIVGTFGNPARVRQGVRALDHFVNATLFNGYAWESLSSHAWRERDKRWAKIVIKITDFFDKNHCQKANKREQPIVDLVLERKLTEQTVGKQL, encoded by the coding sequence ATGAAAGAAAAATTAGCAGGAACTATACTACTTTGCGCTATCGTTCCTTTAGCGGTGATTAGTTATCTTTTTATTGTTATAGTGGGTACTTTTGGTAATCCTGCTAGGGTTAGACAAGGTGTGAGAGCGCTTGATCATTTTGTCAATGCTACTTTGTTTAATGGTTATGCTTGGGAGTCTTTATCATCTCATGCTTGGAGAGAGCGTGATAAAAGATGGGCTAAAATAGTTATTAAAATCACAGATTTTTTTGATAAAAATCACTGCCAAAAGGCAAATAAAAGAGAACAGCCTATAGTAGATTTAGTTTTAGAAAGAAAGCTTACCGAGCAAACTGTCGGCAAGCAACTTTAA
- the nusA gene encoding transcription termination factor NusA — protein sequence MEKITDIIESIANEKNLQIEDVRERVKKALINTAKKIYGDKYEFFVDSGKNLQLYQKIVVVSDDDERLESENEHFIALSKARVEAKDVEIGDELTYECSLENLGRTAVNILHKELEYNIQKLLEEKIYEKYQKMVGHMVFGSVVRVDSEENTYVEIDEFRAYLPRKNRIKGEKFKVGDVIKAVIRHVYIDKSGMRMELSRTSPKFLEALLKAEVPEIKDGLINIYASARIPGERAKIILQANSPSVDAVGATVGIKGVRINAVSKELKNENIDCIEYSNEMAILITRSLAPAIINSVQIEDKKAIVTLNSEQKSKAIGKSGINIRLASMLLGYEIELNEINNEDKTNNQEEAFKNLKALFGEN from the coding sequence ATGGAAAAAATCACAGATATAATTGAATCCATTGCTAATGAGAAAAATTTACAAATAGAAGATGTAAGAGAAAGAGTTAAAAAAGCACTTATTAATACTGCTAAGAAAATTTATGGCGATAAATATGAATTTTTTGTTGATTCAGGTAAAAATTTGCAACTTTATCAAAAAATAGTTGTAGTTAGTGATGATGATGAAAGATTAGAAAGTGAAAATGAACATTTTATCGCTTTAAGCAAAGCAAGAGTGGAAGCTAAAGATGTAGAAATTGGCGATGAGTTAACTTATGAATGCTCTTTAGAAAATTTAGGTCGTACTGCTGTAAATATCTTGCATAAAGAATTAGAATACAACATTCAAAAACTCTTAGAAGAAAAAATCTATGAAAAATACCAAAAAATGGTAGGACATATGGTTTTTGGTAGCGTAGTAAGAGTAGATAGTGAAGAAAATACTTATGTAGAAATTGATGAGTTTCGTGCATATTTACCTAGAAAAAATCGTATCAAAGGTGAAAAATTTAAAGTAGGTGATGTGATTAAGGCTGTTATTAGACATGTATATATTGATAAATCAGGTATGAGAATGGAGCTTAGTAGAACTAGCCCTAAATTTTTAGAAGCTTTATTAAAAGCTGAAGTTCCTGAAATCAAAGATGGTCTTATAAATATTTATGCCAGTGCAAGAATTCCAGGCGAGAGAGCAAAAATCATCTTACAAGCCAATAGCCCAAGCGTTGATGCAGTAGGAGCAACCGTGGGTATAAAAGGAGTTAGAATCAATGCTGTAAGCAAAGAATTAAAAAATGAAAATATCGACTGTATTGAGTATTCTAATGAAATGGCAATTTTAATCACTAGAAGCTTGGCTCCTGCTATTATAAATTCAGTGCAAATTGAAGATAAAAAAGCTATTGTAACGCTAAATAGTGAGCAAAAAAGCAAAGCCATAGGAAAAAGCGGTATTAACATACGCTTAGCTAGCATGTTACTTGGGTATGAAATAGAACTTAATGAAATAAACAATGAAGATAAAACTAATAACCAAGAAGAAGCGTTTAAAAACCTTAAAGCTTTATTTGGAGAAAATTAA
- a CDS encoding HP0268 family nuclease translates to MDLKIARTSVDEKPKSISLESIEKAVDKEGQKFFYFDKDNAHKQLIALVEHFEKKGKCVYHRTIKYGLDDTDFMYEVHIL, encoded by the coding sequence ATGGATTTAAAAATAGCAAGAACCTCTGTTGATGAAAAGCCAAAAAGTATAAGTTTAGAAAGTATTGAAAAGGCTGTGGATAAAGAAGGTCAAAAATTTTTCTATTTTGATAAAGACAATGCACATAAGCAATTAATCGCTTTAGTAGAGCATTTTGAAAAAAAAGGAAAATGTGTTTATCATAGAACAATCAAATATGGTTTAGATGATACAGATTTTATGTATGAGGTACACATTCTTTGA